One window of the Ammospiza nelsoni isolate bAmmNel1 chromosome 17, bAmmNel1.pri, whole genome shotgun sequence genome contains the following:
- the LOC132081134 gene encoding collagen alpha-1(I) chain-like has translation MGPAPRSAAAPGTDPGRRRKRTRRAGGRRPLRKGNPRSPARAPGGAGLPGEAGPMPGGAGRGSSGAAAAFPEQRGAGPGSDGQGRLVEFALVGGLRAGLAEGAERAGPSTAVGVAWAGGGAGGAPGWGCREGRAVPPDPVALGPRLPRTRGPPTLTLPAGPPASRSPEVFWNRELGLLVSTKGWETVTVNTHLFFPEQHNWSIWNIPGSQVGDCLCCLFLWLLTALEDFSQHTQIAALMAETGMDEQGLALTMVQGGPYLQITSLEEKSFAFNDGKPKPGKKNQ, from the exons ATGGGCCCCGCGCCGCGCTCGGCGGCGGCGCCAGGAACGGACCCCGGACGGCGCCGGAAGCGAACCCGGCGGGCGGGGGGGCGGCGGCCGCTCCGGAAGGGGAACCCGCGGTCCCCGGCGCGCgccccgggcggggcggggcttCCCGGGGAGGCGGGGCCGatgccgggcggggcggggcggggcagcTCCGGGGCCGCTGCGGCTTTCCCTGAgcagcgcggggcggggcctggCTCTGATGGGCAGGGCCGACTG GTGGAGTTTGCGCTGGTGGGCGGGTTAAGGGCGGGGCTGGCCGAAGGCGCGGAGCGGGCGGGGCCAAGCACCGCGGTGGGTGTGGCCTGGGcagggggcggggcgggcggtgCCCCGGGGTGGGGCTGCCGTGAGGGGCGGGCGGTGCCCCCGGACCCCGTCGCCCTTGGTCCCCGCCTGCCTCGGACCCGGGGACCCCCAACACTGACCCTTCCGGCTGGTCCTCCTGCATCGCGATCCCCAGAGGTTTTTTGGAACCGAGAATTGGGCCTCTTGGTCAGTACCAAGGGCTGGGAAACGGTCACAG TGAACACCCACCTGTtttttccagagcagcacaaCTGGTCTATATGGAACATACCGGGAAGCCAAGTGGGCGATTGCctgtgctgtttatttttat GGCTGTTGACAGCACTGGAAGACTTCTCTCAGCACACCCAGATTGCAGCTCTGATGGCAGAGACTGGGATGGATGAACAAGGATTAGCCCTCACAATGGTACAGGGTGGGCCATATCTCCAGATAACAAGCCTTGAGGAAAAAAGCTTTGCATTTAATGATGGAAAGCCGAAACCaggtaaaaaaaaccaatag